The window ATCAATATGCGGTTCCAGTGCATCGTGTGCATAGGGTAATGGTGCGAGTGTAAATGCCATAATCTATTGTTTTTAGCTTGTTTGTTGAATGGATAACAAATGTAGCGCCATTCTGTTTTGACAGAAGGGCGGATTACAGATTCTTTCTGATGTCGAAAATGCTCTAGCGCTTGTTGCGGAAAAAGGCCTTCATCAACTCAGCGCAGGGGGCTTCCAGAATACCGCCAAGTATTTCGGCTTTAGGGTGAAAGGGCGATTTGCTGTAAAAAGCCCGATAACCCTGTTTTACATCGGACGCTCCATAAACAATCCTCCCAATTTTACCCCAGTAAATGGCGCCGGCACACATGGGACAGGGTTCAAGTGTAACATATAAAGTGGCTTCGGGAATGTATTTGGCTCCAAGGGTATTAAAAGCGCTTGTTAAGGCAATCATTTCAGCATGGGCGGTGGGGTCGTTCAGGCGTTCTACCTGGTTATGGCCTCGTGCAATAATGCGGTTGCCCAGCACCACCACTGCACCCACCGGTACCTCATCGGCATCAAACGCTTCTTGGGCCTCTTTCAAAGCCTGTTGCATAAAATATTCGTGCGATCCGGGTAAATGCATGGGTTAATTTGCTGTAAAAGTAGGATGCGCAAAACAAAGTCGCACTTTCCCGGTTGAATTAATCGCCAGCACTGGTGCTTTGATTACTTTTATTACTCATTACGATTGTATGCAGGAACAATTACAAGCCCTTAGAAACTATTTTGATACAGGTGCAACGCGTAGCTATGCTTTCCGTCTTCAACAATTACAAAAGCTGAAACAAGCCATCGAAGCACATGAGCAAGCTATTTACGATGCACTCTACGCTGATTTAAAGAAATCAAAAGAAGAGTGTTGGGTAACAGAGAATGGTATTGTGTTAACGGAATTGCGTCACGCGATCAATGAGTTGAAAGCATGGATGGAGCCGCAGCGTGTGCGCACTAACTTGTTGAACCTGCCTTCCAGCAGTCGCATTGTATCAGAGCCTTTGGGTGTTGTCTTGATTATTGCCCCATGGAATTATCCTTTTCAATTATTGATTAATCCGCTAATTGGTGCAATTGCCGCTGGCAACTGTGTGGTATTGAAACCAAGTGAACATGCGCCTGCCACAGAAAAAGTGATGCAGCAAATCATAGAGTCTGTCTTCGATAAAAATTATATCTGCTATGTACAAGGCGATGGTGCCAAAGTAGTGCCTGAAATGATGCAGTCTTTTGCATTTGATCATGTGTTCTACACAGGTAGTACCGCAGTAGGTAGAATCATTTATCAATTGGCCGCAGATAAACTCGTACCAGTTACATTAGAGTTGGGTGGTAAAAGTCCGGTGGTGGTGGAAGCTGATGCAGATATTGCTGTTACTGCCAGAAGAATTGCCGTAGCGAAATTTTCCAATGCCGGGCAAATGTGCGTGACAGCAGATTATGTGCTGGTGCATACATCCAAAAAGCAAGCACTGATCGAAGCGCTGAAAAAGACGATTCACGATTTCTTTGGTGATGATCCTAGCCAGAGTAGTAATTATGGCAAGATCATCAATGCAAGACAGTTTCAACGTATTCAACAATACTTGCAACAGGGTCGTGTATTGGTGGGCGGACAAACCCATACCGACAGCTTATACATCGCACCTACCTTAATGGATGAAGTATCATTGGATGCGCCAGTGATGCAAGAAGAAATCTTTGGTCCGGTATTGCCTATCATCAGCTTTGAAACAAAAGAAGAAGCTTTGCAGATCATTGCGCGTAATAAGAATCCATTGGCTTTTTATGTGTTCACAGCATCAAAGGAAAATGAACAGTGGTGGATGGATCGAGTGTCTTTTGGTGGCGGTTGCGTTAATAACGTGGCATGGCATCTCACCAATCATCATCTGCCATTCGGCGGTCGCGGTTTCAGTGGAACTGGCGCGTATCATGGCAAAGCCAGTTTTGATACGTTTAGTCACAAGAAGTCGGTGATGAAAACACCAACCTGGTTCGATCCTGCCATCAAGTATCCGCCACTCAATGGTAAACTCAAACTCTTTAAAATGGTGATTCGCTAATGCGTACCAAACTATTCATCGGGCTGGTTGTCATTATAGTGTTACTCACAATAGTGAAACAAAAGGATATGACCTGGAGACAATCATTGATGAAATCGTTTTACAGCTTAATCATGCTGCCGGGAAAGTTATTCGGCAGTAAAGCAGCTGTTCAGTTAAATACGCATGACCAATTACCAAAATCATCAGTTTTTGCATTGAGCACAACCGGGATCAATGGACAACCATTAAACTTGGCCGATTATCAGGGCAAATATTTACTCTTGGTGAATACGGCCAGTGATTGTGGTTATACAGGTCAGTATAGCGAATTGGAGACATTGTATCGTCAGTACAAGGATAAGCTGGTCGTGATCGGCTTTCCCGCCAATGATTTTAAAGATCAAGAAAAAGGGAGCAACAAGGATATCGCTGCATTCTGTCAAAAAAACTATGGAGTCAGCTTCCCTTTAGCGGAAAAAGCTTCAGTGGTGAAGGGCGCATCCCAACAACCCATTTATCAGTGGCTTACCAATCCTGCGCAGAATGGTTGGTGCAGTCAGGCCCCCGTTTGGAACTTCAGTAAGTATTTGATTGCTCCTGATGGAAAACTCATTGGCTTTTTTGCACAAACTGTTTCACCATTAGATAAAAGTCTGCTAGAGCAAATCCGATAATCATTTTTATTGCAGCTGATAAATTAGTAGTTTACCATATGCTTGGTATTCTCGTACAGCTGATACTCTCCTGGATCATCCTGCATTTTCTTGCGAAAGCAAGTCTGCAAGTATTGGGCTATCGCATCACCAGTGCTGTTTTTCAACTTTGTGTGGGTTTGTTTCTTTTTACGATGCTTGCAGCATTGCTTGGCTATGCTTTGCGCTGGTGGTTTGGTGAGCGATGGGGCATGAATCCGGATTTTTCTCTGATGCTCTTAGTGAATGGTATCTGGTGGAACATCAAGTCTGTCTTGTTTGAAGAATTAATATTCCGCGGTGCTTTGTTTTATCTACTGATTCAATGGCTGGGTGCAAAAAAAGCTTTGTGGCTATCAGCTGCTGCTTTCGGTGTGTATCATTGGTTCTCTTATGAAATACTTGGCCAGCTCATACCTATGCTGGTTATCTTTTTGCTGACTGCTACAGCCGGATTGGTGT is drawn from Chitinophagales bacterium and contains these coding sequences:
- a CDS encoding nucleoside deaminase — encoded protein: MHLPGSHEYFMQQALKEAQEAFDADEVPVGAVVVLGNRIIARGHNQVERLNDPTAHAEMIALTSAFNTLGAKYIPEATLYVTLEPCPMCAGAIYWGKIGRIVYGASDVKQGYRAFYSKSPFHPKAEILGGILEAPCAELMKAFFRNKR
- a CDS encoding aldehyde dehydrogenase; this translates as MQEQLQALRNYFDTGATRSYAFRLQQLQKLKQAIEAHEQAIYDALYADLKKSKEECWVTENGIVLTELRHAINELKAWMEPQRVRTNLLNLPSSSRIVSEPLGVVLIIAPWNYPFQLLINPLIGAIAAGNCVVLKPSEHAPATEKVMQQIIESVFDKNYICYVQGDGAKVVPEMMQSFAFDHVFYTGSTAVGRIIYQLAADKLVPVTLELGGKSPVVVEADADIAVTARRIAVAKFSNAGQMCVTADYVLVHTSKKQALIEALKKTIHDFFGDDPSQSSNYGKIINARQFQRIQQYLQQGRVLVGGQTHTDSLYIAPTLMDEVSLDAPVMQEEIFGPVLPIISFETKEEALQIIARNKNPLAFYVFTASKENEQWWMDRVSFGGGCVNNVAWHLTNHHLPFGGRGFSGTGAYHGKASFDTFSHKKSVMKTPTWFDPAIKYPPLNGKLKLFKMVIR
- a CDS encoding glutathione peroxidase is translated as MLPGKLFGSKAAVQLNTHDQLPKSSVFALSTTGINGQPLNLADYQGKYLLLVNTASDCGYTGQYSELETLYRQYKDKLVVIGFPANDFKDQEKGSNKDIAAFCQKNYGVSFPLAEKASVVKGASQQPIYQWLTNPAQNGWCSQAPVWNFSKYLIAPDGKLIGFFAQTVSPLDKSLLEQIR
- a CDS encoding CPBP family intramembrane metalloprotease, translated to MLGILVQLILSWIILHFLAKASLQVLGYRITSAVFQLCVGLFLFTMLAALLGYALRWWFGERWGMNPDFSLMLLVNGIWWNIKSVLFEELIFRGALFYLLIQWLGAKKALWLSAAAFGVYHWFSYEILGQLIPMLVIFLLTATAGLVYGYAYLKTATLYAPIAMHFAWNFTNNFLFSGGQIGKGIFVPLPTDAVQVGYIAFVLVQYLPLVLFFVGNYFLLKRFGKVYVDKTHQAPQL